The genomic region GAAAGCACGCTCTCATTGATGGCGCGGAAGCTCTCCGCATCCACGTTGAACCAGTTGAAGTCGCCGTTGAAGACCAGCGTCACCGGCGGCAGGAACTGCTCCTCCTCGCGCTTCATCTCCAGCACCGCCGTAAGCGCTTCCGGGTTGCCGTAAAGCCCGCCGATCGCGTAGACGGTGCTGGCGTGCTCGACCGGCACCTCGCGAAAGAGGGCGGGCGAGTAGCGGTAGTGCAGCGGACACGTACGGCCGGGAATCACGGCAGCTGCCCGCCGCCGCGGTAATAGCGGCGCGCGAGGTCGCCGGGATCGGCACCGTAGAAGAAGGCGAGACGCAGTCGCCACATGAGCCAGATGGTGCGCAGTGCACCTTCGCGCTCCCATTTGCGACTCGATGTCACCACGCGCGGACGCAGGCAGAGCGGCGGGCCTTCGCGCTTCAAGCGGGCGGAGAGTGCGACGTCCTCCATCAGCGCGAGCGGCGGAAAGCCACCGACCTTCTCGAAGATCGCGCGGCGAACGAACATGGCCTGATCACCCGTTGCGATGCCGGTCAGGCGCGAGCGCTGATTCATGAGGAACGCAACCAGCCGAAGCACGCGGCGGTCGCCGGAGAAGCGCACGTCGAAGCGGCCCCACCTGCGGCCGCTGCGCTGCAATCCTGCGCGAATCGCATCGTCGGCCGCCGGCGGGAGCCGCGTGTCCGCGTGCAGGAAGAGCAGAACGGAACCCCGCGCGGCGCGCGCCCCGACGTTCATCTGCACCGCGCGGCCGCGTTCACTCTCGAGGACCTGGTCGGCGAACGGTCGTGCAATCCCGGCGCTGCCGTCGCGGCTGCCGCCATCGACGACGATCACCTCGACGCTGCGCGCCCGCAGCGGTTGCAGCAGTGCGAGTGCCGTCGCCAGCGTCTGCGCTTCGTCGAGGACGGGGATGACGATCGACAGCCACGGACTGCCACCGTGCACGAGGCCGTCGCTGTGCGGGTCTGCGCGCTTCATCGGAGACGCAGGGCAAAGGGCGTGAGCAGGCTCGACATCATGTCAATGTGCTTCGGCGGGGAACCCGCGGCGCTTGTCCGAGAGCAGGGCGGGCAGCCGCGTAATCAGCGCACGGATGCTGCCTTCACCGCGCACCCACGCATGGAACGCATCGAGGAATGCGAGTTGCCCGACCGTCACCTGCTTGCGCTTCCAGGCGCCGGCGGCGTACTTGTTGGCCTCGGCGAGCGTCGGGTAGATGTGAATCGTGCCGAGAATCTGGTTGAGACCGATGCCGTGCTTCATCGCCGTGATGTATTCGACGATGAGATCACCTGCGTGTTCACCCGCGATCGTCACGCCGAGGATGCGATCGCTGCCCGACGCGGTGAGCACCTTGACGACGCCTTCGGCCGCGCTGTCGGCGATGGCCCGGTCGAGGTCGTCGATGCCGTAGGTGGTCACATCGAAGGCGATCTTCTTCTCCCTGGCCTCGGTCTCGTTGAGACCGACGCGCGCAACTTCCGGTTCGGTGAAGGTCGCCCAGGGAATCACGGAGAAATCGGCCTTGAACTTCCGGAACGCGCCGAAGAGCGCATTGACGCTCGCATACCACGCGGTGTGCGCGGCCGTATGCGTGAACTGGTAAGGGCCGGCGACGTCACCGCAGGCGTAGACGTTCGGGTAGAGGGTCTGCAGGTACTCGTTCACCTCGATCGTGCCCTGGCGGGTGATGCCGATGCCGAGTTCTTCCAGCCCGTAAGCGCGCGTGTTCGCGGCGCGACCGATGGCGCACAGCAGAGCATCGAAGGGCAGGCGGACCTCGCCGTCCGCGGTCTCGGCGATCAGGACTCTCTCGCCGTCTTCCAGGACGAATGCCTTTGCCTTGTGGCCGACGCGCACGTCGATGCCCTCGGCACGAAAGCGCTGCATCACCAGCGCCGAGATTTCGGGATCTTCCCGGGTCATGAGACGCGGCAACATTTCCACCTGCGTCACTTTCGAACCCAGGCGGGCGAAGCACTGCGCGAGTTCGCAGCCGATCGGGCCACCGCCCAGCACGAGCAGGCGTGGCGGCAACTGGCGCAAGCTCCAGATGGTGTCGGACGTGAGGCAACCGACGGCGTCGATGCCGGGAATCGGTGGCACGAAGGGACGCGCGCCAGCGGCGATGACGATCGATTTCGTGACGAGGGTGCGGACGCTACCGTCCGCGAGCTTCACTTCGACGGTCCAGGGCGAGGTGAGCCTGGCCTCACCGGTCACGCAGTCGACGCCGAGACTCGTGTATCGGGCGATCGAATCGTGGGGTTCGATGCGGCGGATGACATGTTGCACCCTCTCCATCACTTCCGCGAAGTCGAACTCTGCCGAAGCCTTCGCGATACCGAACTCGCGGCAGCGCTTCACGTGCGAAAGAAATCTTGCGGAACGGAGCAGCGCCTTCGACGGCACGCAACCGGTATTGAGGCAGTCTCCGCCCATGCGGTCGCGTTCGACGAGCGTGACCTTCGCCTTGACCGTCGCCGCGATATAGGCCGCCACGAGACCGGCGGAACCGGCGCCGATCACGACCAGATTGCGGTCGAAGCGTGCGGGACGCCGCCACCTGGCATAGACGCGGCGCGCCTTCGCCGCATCCACGATCCGCTTCGCGAGCAGCGGGAACACGCCGAGCAGCGTGAACGAGAGCAGCACGCCGGGCGACAGGATGCCATGCAGTGAGTCGACCTTCGCGAGCTGGGTGCCGGCGTTCACGTAGGCGAGTGTCCCGAGCAGCATCCCGAGCTGGCTCACCCAGTAGAACGTGCGCGTCCTGATCGGGGTGAGGCCCATCACGAGATTGATGACGAAGAACGGGAACACAGGCACCAGACGCAGCGTGAAAAGATAGAAGCCGCCCTCGCGCTCGACACCGCGGTGGATCGCCGCAAGCTTGTCGCCGAACTTCCGCTGGATCGCCTCGCGAAAGAGAAAGCGGCTCGCCAGGAAGGCAAGTGTTGCGCCGATCGAGGACGCGAAGGAGACGATCACCGTTCCCCACAGCAGACCGAACACGGCACCGGCGACGAGCGTGAGTATGGCCGCGCCGGGCAGCGAGAGGCCGGTGACGGCAACATAGATTGCGAAGAAGGCCGCCGCTGCCTGGAACGGGCTCGTCTCGACGGACGCGCGGAGCGCCGCCTGCTGCGCCTTGAAGTAGTCGAGCGTGAAGAAGCGGCTCACATCGAATATGAAGAACGCCGCGATCGCCAGCACCAGCGCGACGAGCACGATGAGGCGACCGCGGGTCACATGCCCTTCCCTGAGCCCGGCGGGACACGCTCTGCGCCGACCCGGTCGCTGCTCATCAACGCGCGGGCTCGAGCACGTCGTGACGGACCTTGCGGCTCACGGCGTCGAAGACGACGACGAGGAGGACGATCGCGATCAGGATCGTGGCAAGCCGTCCCCACTGGAACAGCGACACCGCTTCCGACACCAGCAGACCGAGCCCGCCGGCACCGATCAACCCGAGCACGGTCGAGTCGCGCACGTTGTACTCCCAGATGTAGAGATGCACCGACAGCCAGCGCGGCAGCAGCGTGATGCGCAACCCGTGGATCAGAGTCTGCAGGGGTGTCAGCCCGAGCGCGACCCCGGATTCGATCCAGCGCGCATCGACGGCTTCGATGGTTTCCGCATAGAGCTTGCCGTAGCTGCCGAACGAGTGTGCAGCGATCGCCAGCACGCCGGCCATGGGACTGAGGCCGATGATGCCGACGATGATCAGCCCGAAGACGAGCGTGTGAATCGCACGCGACACACTGAGCGCAAAACGGGCAGCAGTCGCGACGGGGCGCGGCAGCCGCATGTTCTTCGCGCTGACGAGGCCGAAGGGCAGCGCGACGAGCGCGGCCAGCAGCGAACCCAGCGTCGCGATCGTGAACGTGGTCCAGACCGCAGCGGCGAGGCCGCGCAGAAAGCGGCGCTCGGCGCTGCGCTGATTCTCCACGCGCAGCACGCGACCGTCCTCCGCACGGTATTCCAGACGTTCGTCGCCGAACCAGACATCGAGGAAGCTCGGCCGGGAAAGCTCGTGCGCGGTGCGCTGCAGGTTCTGCCACGGCCGGCGACCGAGGGTGAAGTCGCCGCTTGCCACGAATTGCCAGATGATCCCGGCGAGCAAGACGACGTAGAGGAGGAGATAGCATCGCAGACGTCGGTGGGGCAGTCCGCGGCGCATCCGCTAGCGCCGGACCGGAGCGAGTTTGCCGGTCGCGAGTCCCGCCTCTCTGATCGGGGTATAGGCGGCGTTGTCGCTCTTCACGAATCCGGTATACCGCGCCGGCAGCAATTCGGGCCGCGCCTTCAGCTCGCCGCCCATTTTTTCCAGCGCGCCCTGGAGACGCGCTACCAGGGCGCGGTCCTTGGCGATGTCCGCGCTGACGGCAAAGGCATCGTTCGGCAATGGGGCGGAGGTCCAGATGATCTTGCTGTCCTCGGCCTTGATCAGCCCGTCGGTGATCATCGCGTTGCGGTTGCGGTTGTAGTCGGCGCCGGCATCGAGTTCGCCGCGCGCAACCTGGGTTTCGATGGCCTGGTGCTTGGTGTAGACGACCCTGGAGAAGAAGGTATCGGGGTCGATGCCCATCTTCTGGAATTGATACGTCGGAATCAGGTAGCCCGAGGTCGATCCCTTGTCGCCGAAGGCGAAGGTGCGTCCGCGCAGGTCCTCGAGACGCTCGATCCCTGTCTTCGGGTTGGTGACGATGATGGCGTAGTACTCGGGCTTGCCGTCGTAGAGGATGGTGGCAATCGCCTGTGCGCCGGCCTGGTGATTCGCGAGCACGTATCCCCACGGACCCATCAGCGCGAGATCCGTCTCGCCGCTGGCGAGCGACTTCGCAATGCCTTCCCAGGTGTCGACCGTGCGCAGCACCACCTTGCGTCCGAGCGCAGCGGAGAGGTACTCGGCCAGCGGGCGATAGGTCGCGTCGTTCTTCTCTTTGTCGGGCTGAAAGAGCCCCACTCCGAACTGCAGCGGGGGCGGCTCGGCGTGCACGGCCACGGCGAGGAGCGCTGCACCGAGCGTCAACGCTTGCAGTATGCGACGAAACATGGGGCCCCGACGATGGTCAGAAAAATGCAATTGGTGAATCACGCGCCGAGCGCGCCGCCGCAGCTCGACCCTTGCCCTGCGGTACAGCCGTAGCAGTGATCGGCGACCGCAACGGGGAGGCCTTCCACGTTCACACCGA from Betaproteobacteria bacterium harbors:
- a CDS encoding FAD-dependent oxidoreductase, encoding MTRGRLIVLVALVLAIAAFFIFDVSRFFTLDYFKAQQAALRASVETSPFQAAAAFFAIYVAVTGLSLPGAAILTLVAGAVFGLLWGTVIVSFASSIGATLAFLASRFLFREAIQRKFGDKLAAIHRGVEREGGFYLFTLRLVPVFPFFVINLVMGLTPIRTRTFYWVSQLGMLLGTLAYVNAGTQLAKVDSLHGILSPGVLLSFTLLGVFPLLAKRIVDAAKARRVYARWRRPARFDRNLVVIGAGSAGLVAAYIAATVKAKVTLVERDRMGGDCLNTGCVPSKALLRSARFLSHVKRCREFGIAKASAEFDFAEVMERVQHVIRRIEPHDSIARYTSLGVDCVTGEARLTSPWTVEVKLADGSVRTLVTKSIVIAAGARPFVPPIPGIDAVGCLTSDTIWSLRQLPPRLLVLGGGPIGCELAQCFARLGSKVTQVEMLPRLMTREDPEISALVMQRFRAEGIDVRVGHKAKAFVLEDGERVLIAETADGEVRLPFDALLCAIGRAANTRAYGLEELGIGITRQGTIEVNEYLQTLYPNVYACGDVAGPYQFTHTAAHTAWYASVNALFGAFRKFKADFSVIPWATFTEPEVARVGLNETEAREKKIAFDVTTYGIDDLDRAIADSAAEGVVKVLTASGSDRILGVTIAGEHAGDLIVEYITAMKHGIGLNQILGTIHIYPTLAEANKYAAGAWKRKQVTVGQLAFLDAFHAWVRGEGSIRALITRLPALLSDKRRGFPAEAH
- a CDS encoding TIGR04283 family arsenosugar biosynthesis glycosyltransferase gives rise to the protein MKRADPHSDGLVHGGSPWLSIVIPVLDEAQTLATALALLQPLRARSVEVIVVDGGSRDGSAGIARPFADQVLESERGRAVQMNVGARAARGSVLLFLHADTRLPPAADDAIRAGLQRSGRRWGRFDVRFSGDRRVLRLVAFLMNQRSRLTGIATGDQAMFVRRAIFEKVGGFPPLALMEDVALSARLKREGPPLCLRPRVVTSSRKWEREGALRTIWLMWRLRLAFFYGADPGDLARRYYRGGGQLP
- a CDS encoding phosphate/phosphite/phosphonate ABC transporter substrate-binding protein, which encodes MFRRILQALTLGAALLAVAVHAEPPPLQFGVGLFQPDKEKNDATYRPLAEYLSAALGRKVVLRTVDTWEGIAKSLASGETDLALMGPWGYVLANHQAGAQAIATILYDGKPEYYAIIVTNPKTGIERLEDLRGRTFAFGDKGSTSGYLIPTYQFQKMGIDPDTFFSRVVYTKHQAIETQVARGELDAGADYNRNRNAMITDGLIKAEDSKIIWTSAPLPNDAFAVSADIAKDRALVARLQGALEKMGGELKARPELLPARYTGFVKSDNAAYTPIREAGLATGKLAPVRR
- a CDS encoding ABC transporter permease subunit is translated as MRRGLPHRRLRCYLLLYVVLLAGIIWQFVASGDFTLGRRPWQNLQRTAHELSRPSFLDVWFGDERLEYRAEDGRVLRVENQRSAERRFLRGLAAAVWTTFTIATLGSLLAALVALPFGLVSAKNMRLPRPVATAARFALSVSRAIHTLVFGLIIVGIIGLSPMAGVLAIAAHSFGSYGKLYAETIEAVDARWIESGVALGLTPLQTLIHGLRITLLPRWLSVHLYIWEYNVRDSTVLGLIGAGGLGLLVSEAVSLFQWGRLATILIAIVLLVVVFDAVSRKVRHDVLEPAR